A single Anaerolineae bacterium DNA region contains:
- the tsf gene encoding translation elongation factor Ts, giving the protein MAVEPKQSKELTQLIKELRELTGAGILECKKALEESGGDLEKAKQYLKERGIAIAAKKMTRQAREGIIEAYIHTGNKVGAMVELNCETDFVAKTEIFRNLAHDLAMQVVAFNPLYIRPEDIPPEVIEAKKAEILAEYRGSDKSPEVLEKIVENKLEEFYREVCLLRQPFLKDENATVEEVITQTIAKLGENVVIRRFVRFELGEPLK; this is encoded by the coding sequence GTGGCCGTAGAACCGAAGCAAAGCAAGGAGCTCACTCAGCTTATCAAAGAGCTTAGGGAACTTACTGGAGCCGGGATACTTGAGTGCAAGAAGGCTCTGGAAGAAAGCGGCGGTGATTTAGAAAAAGCCAAACAATACCTCAAAGAAAGGGGAATCGCTATAGCCGCCAAGAAGATGACCCGCCAGGCTCGGGAAGGAATCATTGAAGCCTACATCCACACTGGCAACAAAGTAGGGGCAATGGTGGAATTGAATTGCGAAACAGATTTCGTAGCCAAGACGGAAATTTTCCGGAACCTGGCCCACGATTTAGCAATGCAGGTGGTGGCCTTTAACCCCCTCTATATAAGGCCAGAAGACATACCTCCTGAAGTCATCGAGGCCAAAAAGGCCGAAATTCTCGCCGAATACCGAGGTTCAGATAAATCTCCCGAGGTTTTAGAGAAAATAGTGGAAAACAAGCTGGAAGAGTTCTACCGGGAAGTTTGCCTCCTGCGTCAGCCATTCCTCAAAGACGAAAATGCCACGGTGGAAGAGGTCATCACCCAAACCATAGCCAAACTCGGGGAAAATGTGGTGATAAGGCGATTTGTGCGCTTTGAGTTGGGCGAGCCTTTGAAATGA